A region from the Aegilops tauschii subsp. strangulata cultivar AL8/78 chromosome 5, Aet v6.0, whole genome shotgun sequence genome encodes:
- the LOC141023027 gene encoding uncharacterized protein, whose amino-acid sequence MEEWRLAHAESTKLPEPRVLQRWKPSDEGWKKANSDGAVSKFGDKGGGGLVLRDHNGAFVAGSSHFDPNNADPEAVEILAWRKAAQVAREMNIQKLHVELDNQKVVQMLNLLPKDLRATGPWIEEIKEILRGFEEVKVSWARRSANIAAHKFARVDVGHELCKVWLSIPSDFVLDVISDEIPNF is encoded by the coding sequence ATGGAGGAGTGGAGATTGGCACATGCTGAGTCTACTAAGCTGCCGGAACCCAGGGTGCTTCAGCGATGGAAACCCTCTGACGAGGGGTGGAAAAAAGCGAATTCTGATGGAGCGGTCTCGAAGTTTGGTGATAAGGGAGGTGGTGGTCTCGTCTTACGTGATCACAATGGTGCCTTTGTGGCTGGATCAAGCCATTTCGATCCTAATAACGCAGATCCGGAGGCTGTCGAGATTTTGGCCTGGAGAAAAGCGGCCCAGGTTGCAAGGGAGATGAATATACAGAAGCTTCATGTGGAGCTGGACAACCAAAAGGTGGTGCAGATGCTCAATCTTCTGCCAAAAGATTTGAGGGCTACAGGGCCATGGATTGAAGAGATAAAAGAGATACTTCGAGGTTTTGAGGAGGTGAAGGTTTCGTGGGCTAGACGTTCCGCTAATATTGCCGCGCATAAGTTTGCTAGAGTAGATGTAGGTCATGAACTTTGTAAGGTCTGGCTGTCGATTCCTTCAGACTTTGTGTTGGATGTAATTTCGGACGAGATTCCAAACTTTTAG